Proteins from a genomic interval of Pararge aegeria chromosome 26, ilParAegt1.1, whole genome shotgun sequence:
- the LOC120635485 gene encoding uncharacterized protein LOC120635485 isoform X2, with protein sequence MVIIQQISALLDFLESQPELALGHCSRTSEGRSFAKRRWVECAQILNSVGADCPNKSPMEWRAFYNEYKCKLVKKIKLKKRELSATGGGPAKNIKLTPLQERLYDIIGRDIGEPLAGVRHNPLSVSFHHHHHHINR encoded by the exons ATGGTTATCATACAACAAATTTCGGCGCTTCTCGACTTCTTAGAGAGCCAGCCAGAGCTAGCGCTCGGCCATTGCAGCCGCACAAGTGAAGGGCGCAGCTTCGCAAAGCGGCGTTGGGTGGAGTGCGCTCAGATTTTAAATTCAGTCGGGGCAGATTGCCCCAATAAATCTCCCATGGAATGGCGAGCC ttttataatgaatataagtgcaaattggttaaaaaaattaaattaaaaaagcgaGAACTGAGCGCTACAG GTGGTGGCCctgccaaaaatataaaattaacccCGCTACAGGAACGGCTCTATGACATAATAGGACGGGATATTGGGGAGCCATTAGCTGGTGTCCGTCATAACCCACTATCTGTaagctttcatcatcatcatcatcacatcaaccgatag
- the LOC120635483 gene encoding uncharacterized protein LOC120635483 isoform X2, protein MDLDSSDEEIYLLARLLEIEHRKRKRKRKQIWVKHIWKNRLIHGEFHTIFEELKRDSLKFYEYYRMEYWQFLKLTDLLRVHITKKTTNYRCTITAEERLTVTLRFLITGCSFKNLSFNFRMGISTVHSIIHETIRVICDVLMPIVMQMPDEEMWEKYSVTSCGRREIQFFNC, encoded by the exons ATGGATTTAGATAGCTCCGACGAAGAAATATATTTGTTAGCAAGATTACTTGAAATAGAACATAGGAAACGTAAGCGCAAGCGGAAACAAATATGGGTAAAACATATTTGGAAAAACAGACTAATCCATGGGGAGTTTCACACCATTTTCGAGGAATTGAAGAGAGATAGCCTAAAATTTTATGAGTATTATCGTATGGAATATTggcaatttttgaaattgacAGATTTGTTAAGagtacatataacaaaaaagactACAAATTATCGTTGCACCATTACAGCCGAAGAAAGGTTAACGGTAActttaag attcCTCATCACTGGTTGCAGTTTCAAAAACTTGTCATTTAATTTTCGAATGGGAATTTCTACAGTTCATTCAATTATTCATGAGACAATCAGAGTAATTTGTGATGTTTTGATGCCCATAGTTATGCAGATGCCAGATGAAGAAATGTGGGAAAAG tACAGTGTTACTAGCTGTGGTCGACGCgaaatacagttttttaattgttga
- the LOC120635483 gene encoding protein ANTAGONIST OF LIKE HETEROCHROMATIN PROTEIN 1-like isoform X1 — translation MDLDSSDEEIYLLARLLEIEHRKRKRKRKQIWVKHIWKNRLIHGEFHTIFEELKRDSLKFYEYYRMEYWQFLKLTDLLRVHITKKTTNYRCTITAEERLTVTLRFLITGCSFKNLSFNFRMGISTVHSIIHETIRVICDVLMPIVMQMPDEEMWEKVSRDFFNIWNFPNCLGAIDGKHVNIQAPDNSGSLYYNYKNFFSTVLLAVVDAKYSFLIVDVGSYGKNSDGGILQNSKFWKKLNTNKLKLPPNKPLPSTTESLPHVFIGDEAFPLSNNILRPYPREQARTELSKKVFNLRLSRARKVVECAFGMLTQRFEIYQKRMKIQPKYCDLIILATTCLHNFLIENRTPGQENEFHSNINLLTAITDNNNENSSNSDAVLTTRNKFKDYFSSSGALDWQDQVATRVS, via the exons ATGGATTTAGATAGCTCCGACGAAGAAATATATTTGTTAGCAAGATTACTTGAAATAGAACATAGGAAACGTAAGCGCAAGCGGAAACAAATATGGGTAAAACATATTTGGAAAAACAGACTAATCCATGGGGAGTTTCACACCATTTTCGAGGAATTGAAGAGAGATAGCCTAAAATTTTATGAGTATTATCGTATGGAATATTggcaatttttgaaattgacAGATTTGTTAAGagtacatataacaaaaaagactACAAATTATCGTTGCACCATTACAGCCGAAGAAAGGTTAACGGTAActttaag attcCTCATCACTGGTTGCAGTTTCAAAAACTTGTCATTTAATTTTCGAATGGGAATTTCTACAGTTCATTCAATTATTCATGAGACAATCAGAGTAATTTGTGATGTTTTGATGCCCATAGTTATGCAGATGCCAGATGAAGAAATGTGGGAAAAGGTTTCACgtgatttctttaatatttggaATTTTCCTAACTGTTTGGGCGCTATAGACGGAAAGCATGTCAATATACAGGCACCAGATAATAGTGGAAgcttatactataattataaaaactttttcagtACAGTGTTACTAGCTGTGGTCGACGCgaaatacagttttttaattgttgatgtCGGATCATATGGTAAAAATAGCGACGGCGGAATTTTACAGAATtcaaaattttggaaaaaactCAACACCAATAAGTTAAAGCTGCCCCCAAATAAACCTCTACCTAGTACCACTGAAAGCTTACCACATGTTTTTATAGGAGACGAGGCATTTCCTTTGAGCAATAATATATTGCGGCCGTATCCAAGAGAACAAGCAAGAacagaattatcaaaaaaagtatttaatctgCGTTTAAGCAGGGCAAGAAAAGTCGTAGAATGTGCATTTGGAATGCTAACTCaaagatttgaaatttatcaaaaacgAATGAAAATTCAGCCGAAGTACtgtgatttaattatattagcaactacatgtttacataattttttaatagaaaatcggACGCCAGGACAAGAGAATGAATTTCAcagcaatataaatttattaacagcAATAACagacaataataatgaaaacagtTCTAATAGCGACGCAGTTCTAACCACAAGGAATAaatttaaggattatttttcaTCAAGTGGTGCTTTAGATTGGCAAGATCAAGTGGCTACGCGAGTttcttaa
- the LOC120635485 gene encoding uncharacterized protein LOC120635485 isoform X1 produces MVPGSDTNNVDSAYNAESQVISLDHEPLIEQNINNFELDEEQTPSIIRTPPLKKSSQQSRKRRPRYYPTEDRALKDSQAKLLEIEAKNAEATLAHAQATNNLAAAIDRLGQVTNESSSRLAAAIEKIGDMIGIFASASSKKKRRKIVLTSDSESD; encoded by the exons ATGGTGCCTGGTAGTGACACCAATAATGTTGATTCTGCATATAATGCAGAATCACAAGTAATAAG CTTAGACCATGAACCGTTGATAGAgcagaatattaataattttgagtTAGATGAAGAACAAACACCATCCATCATTCGGACTCcgcctttaaaaaaatctagccAACAATCAAGGAAACGTCGTCCAAGATATTACCCAACAGAAG ATAGAGCTTTAAAAGATTCTCAAGCCAAACTCCTAGAAATAGAGGCCAAGAATGCCGAGGCCACTTTGGCACATGCTCAGGCCACTAATAACTTGGCTGCAGCCATTGATAGATTAGGACAAGTTACCAATGAATCTTCCAGTAGGCTGGCTGCAGCCATAGAAAAAATTGGGGACATGATTGGCATCTTTGCCTCAGCTTCATCAAAGaag AAACGTAGGAAGATCGTTTTGACATCAGATTCAGAGTCAGACtga
- the LOC120635486 gene encoding uncharacterized protein LOC120635486, giving the protein MSDKSDTETDEGDTNRRSLRKEKYPLPDKSFNELAKTLTDNHNQMLSTTTPVTQVAQKSQEDTNCCFVPQDQIVGTVEGNIPVTIPESNFLFYTHTEPEISTPTNEIEAIKESIATIIANQNSLHEIQTNMCVKISEIQTELRSFIKMSVSQKRVDEEPTLIKNIKDLEEFEKNLSNRTF; this is encoded by the exons ATGAGTGACAAATCAGATACTGAAACTGACGAAGGAGATACGAACCGTCGATCATTACGCAAGGAAAAATATCCCTTGCCAGATAAATCTTTCAACGAATTGGCGAAGACTTTAACAGAT aatcATAATCAAATGCTAAGTACCACAACACCAGTCACTCAAGTAGCCCAGAAATCCCAAGAAGACACAAATTGCTGTTTTGTGCCCCAAGACCAGATTGTTGGTACAGTCGAGGGCAATATTCCTGTCACAATTCCGGAATCGAATTTCCTCTTTTATACACATACAGAACCGGAAATTTCAACACCAACTAACGAGATTGAAGCTATTAAGGAGAGCATAGCAACCATTATAGCCAATCAAAATTCCTTACATGAAATCCAAACTAATATGTGTGTAAAGATCTCAGAAATACAAACAGAGCTAAgatcattcataaaaatgagCGTATCACAAAAAAGAGTTGACGAAGAGCCaactctaataaaaaatatcaaagacCTTgaggaatttgaaaaaaatctatCAAATAGAACATTCTAA
- the LOC120635138 gene encoding uncharacterized protein LOC120635138 gives MEKFNNLKQLLQRKQELIRIKAEIERSESVKNHKEYSYSQNSSADNIIDQSDTECIKLDVQSFLAKKSHNSRDSIESNLNSSATDIIVDINESDISTFQSYDTVEIKKQKEAVVNYSSSDSSNILNTSTLCLEMSHSFFNDSNNSDLVKSNNIPESSETEKKINIVSVENVDNILTAKLNEKKYCELYSNDSVKRCNKNDVLPLKETKKYSQNVNQIVTFNECSNIPNTSFCKLGLDISKSACAPVMAFDLPTSQSTDIAPLDTVSPTSYTDIKALALPVSSCTAIEIETLCTDHATPRGDNKALGLHSSPSLLDFVPTTSCADIMYMDIPKAHSPDISVLDIVPATSCTDGMNVDSPVSLAADIPVQVIVPETACDEISDSSSLKKLGTLNLPTPSSSNTNKNRMPDIKKSRKRKCIQELPKLKKEHIDFISDDECYDKLNVAQGEDFSSGSSDLWSGKESDNMSSSNSENDPKHTKPTNKRKKLQKKRNIDKPLEGTVQFKKRKVENKRKIRRMKREKGDSYETSSGKLVEKKTLKANPCEPTKCPRNCFEITEERRQSIFDYFWNLNSQRKKDWLVQCALRVPVNRPKKGVIDSKRKFTYEYYINEGEGRRQELNTSKIRIATMKKKDVNTFTTKHSMKPDATTHEIKLFDNYFKPKGKGVIKGKGKGKGKGKLKEKDTAPSASNETLEIKLKKEFQQLKPLYKKRLAISEIKYKDLTKLCNDGVIPSRYHGDFTNLPYAKKIQDTLNQTDEDDSSVDSV, from the exons atggaaaaatttaataatttaaaacaattactgcAGCGTAAACAGGAATTGATAAGAATAAAGGCAGAAATAGAAAG ATCCGAATCTGTAAAAAACCATAAGGAATACTCGTACTCCCAAAACTCGTCAGCTGATAATATAATTGATCAAAGTGATACAGAATGTATAAAACTCGACGTGCAGTCATTTTTAGCAAAAAA ATCCCATAATTCTCGTGACTCAATTGAGAGCAATTTGAACTCGTCAGCTACAGATATTATTGTAGATATCAATGAATCAGATATTTCAACATTTCAGTCATATGATACtgtggaaattaaaaaacaaaaggaagCAGTTGTGAATTATAGTAGTAGTGACAGCAGCAATATTCTTAACACGTCAACTCTATGTCTAGAAATGTCTCACtcattttttaatgattctAATAATAGTGATCTCGTTAAGAGTAATAATATACCCGAGTCATCTGAAACagaaaagaaaattaacatTGTTTCTGTTGAAAACGTTGATAATATTTTGACTGCTAAACTCAATGAAAAGAAATACTGTGAACTTTATTCAAATGACAGTGTAAAACGTTGTAACAAAAACGATGTGTTGCccttaaaagaaacaaaaaaatattcacaaaatGTTAATCAAATAGTGACCTTTAATGAATGTTCGAACATACCTAATACATCATTCTGCAAACTTGGTTTGGATATCTCTAAATCTGCCTGCGCCCCCGTTATGGCTTTTGATTTACCTACATCTCAGTCCACAGATATTGCACCTTTAGATACAGTATCTCCAACCTCTTACACTGATATTAAGGCTTTGGCTCTACCTGTGTCTTCTTGCACTGCCATTGAGATTGAGACTTTGTGCACAGACCATGCAACTCCTCGCGGTGATAACAAAGCTTTGGGTCTTCATTCATCTCCCTCATTGTTAGACTTTGTACCGACAACTTCTTGTGCAGACATTATGTACATGGACATACCTAAAGCTCACTCTCCAGATATTTCAGTGCTGGATATAGTCCCTGCAACTTCCTGTACAGATGGTATGAATGTGGACTCACCTGTATCTCTTGCTGCAGATATCCCAGTACAGGTTATAGTACCTGAAACTGCCTGTGATGAAATATCGGACTCATcttccttaaaaaaattaggaacATTGAACTTACCTACTCCTTCTAGtagcaatacaaataaaaatcgaatgcctgatattaaaaaatctcGCAAAAGAAAATGTATACAGGAACTCCCtaagttaaaaaaagaacacatTGATTTTATATCAGACGATGAATGTTATGACAAACTTAATGTTGCTCAAGGCGAAGATTTTTCCTCTGGAAGCTCAGATCTATGGTCCGGCAAAGAAAGCGATAACATGTCGTCATCTAACTCTGAAAATGACCCAAAACATACTAAACCTACAAATAAGAGAAAGAAattacaaaagaaaagaaatattgACAAACCATTGGAAGGAACTGTACAatttaagaaaagaaaagtgGAAAATAAAAGGAAGATTAGGAGAATGAAACGAGAAAAAGGTGACAGTTATGAGACTTCGTCTGGAAAGCTTGTagagaaaaaaacattaaaggcAAATCCCTGCGAGCCTACAAAATGTCCCAGGAATTGTTTTGAAATCACCGAGGAAAGGAgacaaagtatttttgattatttttggaatttgaattctCAAAGAAAAAAAGATTGGCTGGTACAATGTGCCTTACGAGTTCCGGTTAATAGACCAAAAAAAGGCGTGATCGACAGCAAAAGAAAGTTTACTTACGAATACTACATAAATGAAGGCGAGGGCAGAAGACAG GAATTAAATACATCGAAAATTAGAATTGCTACAATGAAGAAAAAGGATGTAAACACGTTTACAACTAAACATTCTATGAAACCTGATGCGACCActcatgaaattaaattatttgataattattttaagccaAAAGGAAAGGGTGTAATAAAAGGAAAGGGTAAAGGAAAAGGGAAAGGAAAATTGAAGGAAAAGGATACTGCACCATCAGCTTCTAATGAGacgttagaaataaaattaaaaaaggaattcCAACAATTGAAACccctttataaaaaaagattggCCATATCAGAAATCAAATATAAAGATTTGACAAAGCTATGCAATGATGGTGTTATCCCTAGCAGATATCATGGGGATTTTACTAATCTACCCTATGCTAAGAAAATACAAGACACACTCAATCAAACGGACGAAGATGACTCCTCTGTTGACTCTGTCTAG